The Aeromicrobium tamlense nucleotide sequence CGCGCAGCATGGCGCCGCCGCCGTAGCCGATCTCGAAGACGCGGGCCCCGTGACGCAACGGAGCGGCCCGCCGCAGCGTGCGCGACGTGAGGGCGAGCCGCACCCGGTCGAGGCCGGGGTCGCCGCCGTAGGCGACGTCGCGCGGATGCGCCGGAGCGGCCTTGGGATCGCGCTCGATGTGAGAGCATTTCGGACAGGTCGCGAGCACCGAGACGCCGTCCCGCAGGGTCACGGGCGTCGTCGGTGTGGAGCACACCTCACAGGACATCGGACACCTCACCCCTCGCACGGACAGGAGAGCACGCTATCAGCGGATTGCGCATCGCCATCCTCAGTTGGCGTGACCTCGAGCACCCCGAGGCCGGAGGCGCGGAGGTGTTCGCCGAGCGGACCGCCGCGACCATGGCCGAGCGCGGTCACGACGTCGTCCTGTTCGCCTCCTCCTTCCCCGGCGGGACGCCCCACGCCGAGCGACACGGCTTCCGCCTCGCCCGGGCCGGCGGCCGCTTCACCGTCTACCCGCGGGGTCTGTGGCACGTGTGGCGCCGCCGCCGCAGCTACGACATCGTCCTCGACGTCCAGAACGGCGTGCCCTTCTGGACGCCCCTCGTCTTCGCCAAGCCGCTGCTGGCCGTCGTGCACCACGTGCACCGCGAGCAGTGGTTCACCTTCTTCCCGCGCCCGATCTCCTCGATCGGCTGGTTCCTCGAGTCGCGCGTCGCGCCCTTCGTGTACCGCCGTCAGCAGTACGTCACGGTGTCCGAGGCCTCGCGGCGCGAGCTGGCGGCCGTGGGCGTCGACCCCGCACGCGTCTCGGTGGTCTACAGCGGCAACGAGGCCCCCGACCACGTGCTGGAGCAGGAGCCCGAGCCCGAGCGGGGCACGCGACTGGCCTGCCTGGGCCGCCTCGTGCCGCACAAGCGCGTCGAGCTCGCGATCGACACCGTCGCGGCGCTGAAGGACGAGTTCGACGACATCGCGCTGGACGTCATCGGTGGCGGTGACTGGATGGACTCCCTCGTGGAGCACGCGCGCCGCGCCGGCGTCAGCGACCGCGTCGTCTTCCACGGCCACGTGAGCGACGACGAGAAGCACGCCCTGCTCGCCGGGGCGGCCGCGCTGGCGATGCCCTCCATCAAGGAGGGCTGGGGCCTGACCATCCTCGAGGCCGGATACCACGCGGTGCCGACGGTGGCGTTCCGCTACGCCGGCGGCACGCAGGAGTCGGTCCAGGACGGCCACACGGGCCTGCTCGTCGACACCGACGACGAGTTCATCGCCGGGCTGCGCCGGCTGCTGGCCGACCCCGACGAGCGGGCCAAGCTCGGCGCCGCCGCACGCGAGTTCGCCCTGCGCTTCGACTGGGACCGCACGGGCCACGAGCTGACCGACCTGGTCGAGCGCGTCGCGCGCTCCTGAGACTCCTCACCGCACACGACGAAGGGCCGCCGTCCCCCGGAGGGGACGGCGGCCCTTGCGGTACCGGTGACCGTCAGGCGGTCGCGTAGGCGTCGTCGTTCACGTCGGCGTCGCGGTTGCCGCGGAACCGGACCGCGAGCGCGATGCCGACCACGATGAACAGGATGCCGAGGCCGCCGATGGCCAGCGGCAGCCAGGTGCGGACGGCCTTGAGGACGCCGACCTTGGAGCCGTAGTCGTCGATCGTGGCCTGGACCGTCTCGGGCGTGGACGCCGAGACGGTGTCCATCGCGACGACGTCCTCGGCGCCGGGCTCGTCCAGCTTCAGCCACTGCTTCTGGGCCTCCTGGATCTTCACCATGACGCCGGTCTCGGGCTCGACCCAGATGGTGCGCTCGTTGGCGTACGTGCGGGTGGCCTCGACGGCGTTGGTGTCCTCCAGGCCGAAGATGCCGCGCGGGACCTCGCGGACGCCGAACTCGGTCTCGGGGACCGAGCCGAAGAAGCGGTAGGTGTCGATCGAGCCGTCGGTGCCCTCGACCTTCTCGGTGCCCTCGTACTCCATCGTCATGGGCGCCTTGATCGTCGCGTCCCAGTACTCGTAGCTCTTCTTCTGCGTGTTGAACGGGAACTTGATGATCTGGCCCTCGAACTCGATGGGCTCGCCGTTCTGCGAGCTGCCCGACCACGGGACGGCCTCGCCGGTGAAGCGATCGATCGCGAACGTCTGCTCGAGGAAGTCGATCGGCGGAGCCTGGTCGTTGTTGTCGGTGCTCTGGCCCTTGGTGAAGACGCCGATGTCGGCGCCGTCGTTCTCGTCGGAGGCCTCCGACGCGAGGTCGGGATCGCCGATGACGGTCGCGACGGTGGAGATCGGGCCCGAGCCGGGGGCCACGTTGTCGGCGTCGAAGAAGTTGGCGTTGTCGTCACCGAGGACCTGCTGGGTGTTCTGGTCCTTGGGGACCACGGCCAGGCGGTCGTAGGCGTACACCTTCATCGCGACGCCCAGCGTCAGAAGGAACGCTCCGAGCGTCAGGAACGCCACCGCGCCACGAGAAAACTTCCGCACAAGTGCCTCCGGTCTAAGGGTGCTGCAAACAGTATTTGTGAGTTACCTCTCGCGAGAGCGTAGCACCACGAATCCGTCTTGTTGCGGATCCCTACTGATGAGTACATCCGCGATGCGAGCACTGCCCACACCCGCCGGTCCCGCGTCCAGCCAGGCGACCCCCGCGGCGTGCGCCGCGGCCTCGTCGCTGGGCTGGTCGCCGACCATCACGACGCGTTCGGGGCGGGCCCACGGCGCCCGCGCCAGGGCCCGCAGCAGCATCCCCGGCAGCGGCTTGCGACAGTCGCAGGTGCCCGTCTGGTGGGGGCAGACCTCGATCCCGTCGAGCCGTCCGCCCGCCCGCGCGAGACGCTGGACGAGGGCCGTGTGGACGTCGACGAGCTGCTGCTCGGAGAGCAGCCCGGTGGCGATCCCCCGCTGGTTCGTGACGAGCACCGTGCGCACGCCGGCGCGGGTCAACTGCCCCACCGCACGGGCGGCGCCGGGGCGCAGCCGCAGCTCTGCGGGCGATGCGATGTAGCCCGGCCGGTGCACGTTGAGGGTGCCGTCGCGGTCGAGCAGCACGAGGTCCCACGGGACGTGGCGGTCCGGCGGCGGGATCTCGCCGGTGTCGCGTCCGAGCAGCGCCTCGGCGGTCCACATGGTCAGGACGTCGGCTGCGACAGCACGTCGACCGCCTCGCACCAGGCGTGCGCCCACAGCATGTGGACCTCCTGGATGCGCGGCGTGAAGTCCGAGGGCACGTGCAGCACGTGGTCGGCGCGGCCCGGCAGGTCGCCACCACCCTCACCGGTCAGCGCGACGGTGGCGATGCCGCGCTCGCGGGCCGCGTCGAGCGCGCGCAGGATGCTCTCGCTGCGCCCGCTCGTGGACATCGCGATCAGCAGGTCGCCCGGACGACCCATGGACTGGACGCCCCGCACGAACACGTCGTCGAAGCCGTAGTCGTTGCCGACGGCCGTGATCGAGGTGAGCGAGTCCGCGAGGCACACCGCGGGCAGCGGCGCGCGATCGAGGATGCACTTGCCGACGAACTCGGCCGCGACGTGGCTGGCGATCGCGGCGCTGCCGCCGTTGCCGGCCACCAGGATCGTGCCGCCGGCCCGGAGCGTCTCGACGACGGCCCGGCCCGCGGCGTCGACGGCCTCGACGAGCGCGGGCTCCTCGAGGGCGCGCGCCAAGGTGGCCCAGGCGTCGATGCCCAGCGTCTGGCGCTGCGCGACGACCTGCGCGACCGCGTCGTCCGAGACGCGGTGCAGCTGGTGCTCGATCGTCAACTCTGTCCCCTCCACGTGACCAGTCCTTCCCTCGAGAACGTGAACTCCGAGACCGCCAGCCCCATGCGGGTCAGCTCCTCCGCCACGACGTGGCGCCGCTCGAACTCACAGATGAAGACCAGGTGGCCTCCGCCGCCGGCGCCGGTGACCTTGCCGCCGAGCGCACCGAGCGTGAGGGCCTTCTCGATCGCCTGGTCGATGAGCGGCGTGGCGATGCGGTCGGACATCTTGCGCTTCTCGTCCCATGCGCGACCCAGCAGACGGCCCAGCGTGTCGACCTCGCCGCGCACCAGCGCCAGCTTCATCTCCTCGGCGAGCACCTTCTGGGCGCGCAGGCCCTCGAGGGCCTCCTCCTCGCCGCGCTCGTACCGCGACACCTGGTCGTCGATGATGTGGTCGCTGACGCGGGTGTTGCCGGTGTAGGCCAGCAGCATGTTGTGCTCGAGCTCGTGGATCGTCGAGTCGCGGATGCGCAGCGGGTTGACGACGACCTTGTCGGTGAACTCGATGTAGTTGAAGCCGCCGAACGCCGCGGCGTACTGGTCCTGGGCACCGCCGGGGATCTGCAGGTCCTCGCGCTCGAGCCGGTAGGCCAGCTCGGCCACCTCGTACTCGGTGAGGTCGACGCCGAGGTGCTGGGCGACGACGCCGATCACGGCGACCATCACCGCGCTCGAGGAGCCCAGGCCGGACCCGGGCGGGGCGTTCGTGTGGATGAAGAGGTCGAAGCCCGTGGCCTGGACGGCGCCGGGGTACTGGCGCAGCCGCGCGATCGTGGCCTTGGGCAGGTCGAGCTGGCCGTCGAGCTCGAGGTCGTCGTCGACGTTGAAGCCCACCGAGTAGCCGTAGTCGAGCGACTTGATGGTGACCTGTCCGTCGGTGCGCGGGCGCAAGGTGCAGTAGGAGTAGGCCGAGATCGTGGCCGACAGGACCGCGCCGCCCTCACGCTCGGGGAACGGCGCCACGTCGGTGCCGCCACCGGCGAACGAGATGCGCAGCGGAGCACGGGCACGCAGCACCGGGCGGCGGACGTCGACCGCGGCGGGATCGGCTGACACCTGGTGGGACTGCTGTGTCATCCGTACTAGCCTCCAGACGTGACGCGTCGCACTGCCGGGCGCAGTGCGACGTCAACCTACCTGATGTACGACCATCCCGGAGGGCCCATGGGTCACCTGCGTCTCGTCGACGGCCTGCGTGCCGTCGCGGCGGGTCTCGTGCTGGTCTCGCACGTCGCGTTCTGGACCGGAGCGGCGAACATCGACCTCGTCGGAGGGCTCGTCGCACGCGGCGACGCGGGCGTCGCGGTGTTCTTCGCGATCTCCGCGTTCCTGCTGCTGCGGCCCGCCATCGCACGGGGGCTCGACGGCGTGGCGAGCGAGCCGGGCTCGCTCTGGCGGTACGCCGTGCGCCGCGCCGCGCGCATCCTGCCGGCCTACTGGCTGGCCCTCGCCGGCGTGCTGGCCGCAGCCGTGTGGGTCGTCGGGTCCGGCAGCGGCGGCGCCGGGAAGGTCGCCGCGCACCTGCTGGTGCTGCAGGGGTACACGCGCGAGTACTACCAGTCCTTCACGCAGACCTGGAGCCTCACGACCGAGGTGACGTTCTACGTCCTCGTGCCGCTGCTCGGGGCGGTGCTCACCCGCGGGCTCTGGCGGCGCGGCTCGCGCGGCGTGGGCACGCTCGTCGGCCTCACCCTGGCGGTCGGCGGGGTCGGCCTCGTCGCGCAGGCCGCGGCCGCCGCGTGGACGCGCGCGGGCTCCGACGGCGGCGCGGGGGTGCTGGCGACCAGCGTGCTCGGCCACCTGGCGTGGTTCGGGGCGGGCACCGTCGTGGCGCTGCTGGCCGAGGGCCACCGCCGCGGGGTCGGCCCCCTCGCCACGCGCCCCGGCGTGCTCGCCGTCTGGAGGTCGCGGCCCACGCTCGTCCTGCTCGCCGTCGTCACCTACGTGCTGGCGTCCTCGCCGATCGCCGGTCCGCGCGACCTGGCTGCCCCGACCGTCGGTCAGGCCGTGGTCAAGGAGGCGCTCTACGCGCTGTTCGCGTTCCTGCTGCTGGCGGCGTGCGTGCAGGAGCCCCGCCCCGGCACCCCCGCCGCCCAGGTCGCCCGCTGGGGCGTCACGCGCTGGCTCGGCGACATCTCCTACGGCGTGTTCCTGTGGCACCTGGTCGTGCTGCAGGTGCTGTTCGAGGTCACCGGCGCCACCCTCTTCGCCACCGGATTCTGGTGGGTGCTCTACGCGGTGGTCGGCTTCAGCGTGGCGCTGGCGTCGCTGTCGTGGATGCTGGTCGAGCGGCCGATCCTGACGCTGGCCCGGGATCGAACAGCCCGCGACCGAGCAGCGCGAGCGTGAGCAGACCCGTCAGCTGACCCAGCACGGTGCCGGCCGAGGTCCGGTCGACGACGCCGAGAGCGGCCATGGCCACGGCGCCGAGCCCCATCGAGACGATCGCGGCCGGCACGACGAACCGGCGCGGCAGCAGCCACGCGACCACCACGAGGGCCAGCCCCGCGGGTCCGCCGCAGAGCAGACCGACGACCCCGGAGACCGCCCAGCCGAGCCGGCGATCGGGCTCGTCCGCGGGCGCCGGCCAGGTGTCGTCGGGCAGCCGTCGGCGCCGCGTCGCGACGAGTGCCCCGAGCAGCAGCAGGAGCGCCACGGGCGCGGTGGCCAGACCCCAGCGGTGCGCCGTGGACGGGGCGAAGTCGATCACCACGTCGCCGGAGACGGCCGCGGGGACGCGGAAGCCCTGCCGCCAGCCGTCGATCGTCACGGGCTCGAGCTCGTCGCCGTCGGCCGTGGTGGCGCGCCATCCCGCGTTCGCCCCCTGGGTCAGGGCGATGACGGCGTCGTCTCCCCCGCTCAGCGAGGCGACGATGCGTCCCGGACTCTGCTCCTCCGCGCGCACCGGACGTCCCACCCCCGCCGCGGAGTCGACCGTGCCGAGCAGGATCCTCTCGACCTGGAGCGCCGGCGGCAGCTCGGGACGGACCTCGACGACGCCGCGACCGACCGAGACCTCGTCCTCCCCGCACGCCGGGAGGGTGAGCGGGTCGCCGCTCACCAGGCGCGAGCGGGCGATCTCGCCGCCGACACGGACGGTCGAGCCGCCGACCGTCACGGCCGAGCACGGCACGCGGACGGGGGCGGGCTCGCCGATCGCCTCGAAGTCGAGGTCGGGCACGGCCCAGGCGCCCTCCCCCGGCGTGCGCACGACGGTGAGGGTGACGCGGTCGCCCCTGCCCTCCACGACGCCACCCGTCGGAGGCAGCACGGTCACGCGTCCGCCGACCGTGGCGCGGATCGACGCGATGCCCACCCCGTCCGTGGTGATCCGACCGAGCGGGGTCTCCTCGGGCAGCGTGACCTCGACGGTGGCGGCGTCGCGCCCGTCCGGGACCTGCCACGACGTGGTCGGGTCGCGGTCGAACGCCGCGCCGGGTCGCGAGGCGATGTCGTCGGGGTCGGCACGGTCCTCGGAGGCGAACGTCGCCGGGGCGTCGAGCAGCGACTCCAGCTGGGACCCCGGGCGGGCGCGGGCGGTGACCTCGACCGGCACGCGCGCCTCGGCGGATGACCGGAAGGCCCAGCGCGGCGCCGCGGCGTCCTCCTCCAGCGGGCTCAGCAGGACGCCGGTGCGACGCGGATCGATCTCGCCGGGCAGGAGCAGGCGCGAGCCCCACTCGTGCTCCGCGCTGGTGACCTCGGCGATGCCCCGCACCACGGGTCGCGGCGCCTCGGGCAGGAGGACCTCGAGTCGGGTGAACTCCTCGGCGCCGAAGTCGGCGGTCCAGTCCGAGCCGGCGTCGACGTCCTCGGCGCGCGAGCTGCCGTCGGCGCGCACCGCTCGCAGCGTGAGGGGGTCCGTGGCGGGCGTGGTCTCGGCAGGCGCCACCGTGACCTCCCCCAGCGGCGAGGACTCGTCGAGCGTGAGCGCCAGACGTCCTTCGGTGGTCTCGTCGGTCAGCCACGCGGTGCCCGGATCACCGTCGAGGGCGGCCGCGGGTCCGGAGGCCGTGCCCGACCACGTGGCGGCGAACGGGTCGGCGCCCGAGCTGGACGCCTCGACCGAGGCCAGACCGAGCCACTCGCGCACGGGCTGGGTGGTGCGGTCGCCCGCGGGCGGGAGGTCGCGCGACCCGATCGGGACGGGGCCGTCGTCGTCGACGTCGAGGGTCGGCCCGAAGGCGAGCTGGGCGGGGCGGCCACTGTTGAACTGCCGCCAGCGGGGCGTGTCGGTGACCACGTCGGCGTCCTCGGCCGCCGGCGAGACCGAGGTCCACGCCCACGGCGACAGGCCGATCGCGGTGAGGTCGTGCAGCGCCTCGGGACCCCCGGCGACGACGACCTCGCCGTCGGCCGGCATCGACTCGACGACCGGAGTGGGGCCGGAGCCGACCGTCCACACCGAGAGGTCCCCGAAGCGCTGGTGCTCGGCGAATCCCGGGGAGCGGGCGAGCGTGCGCTCGACCCGGTCGGCCGGCAACGCCTGCACGAGTGACAGCACCCCGTGCCGGACGACGACGCGCGCCACGCCCATCCGCTCGAGCAGGTCCGCGAGTCCGGGCTGGGCCACGCCCGACGCGGCCGCCGCGTCGATCCGGTCGAGCAGCCGGGTCGCGCCCGGGTGTCCCAGCGGCGCGGCGGGTCGCGTGACGATCGGCGACTCGGCCAGCGCGACGAGTGGCTCGTCCGAGGTCTTGCCCCACGTGAACTCCGCCGTGCGCGCGGCGGGCAGCACGAGCGTGGAGCCACCGTCCTGCGCGTGCAGGGCGTCGAGGTCGGCCGCGGCCTCGCGCCACGTCGCCGGGATCTCGTCGTAGCTGTTGGCGTCCCCACCGCGGCCCGACCACCAGGCCATGGGCGACAGCAGGGCCGCCACGAGCACCACCACGGTGGCCGCCCGCGGCAGCCGTCGCACGCGACCGAGGCCGTGCGCGACCAGCACCGCCGCGCCGAGGGCGAGCGGCAGCCGGACCAGCGGGTCGGCCTTGTGCACGTTGCGCAGCGCTGCGCCCGGCCCGTCGAGGAAGTCGCGGACGAGCCCGGACACCGGCGATCCGACGATCCCGGCGTGTCCCACCGCCATGAGCACGGTGCCGAGCAGGGCCGAGCCGACGAGGAACCGCGAGACGTCGCGGCGCTCGCGGTCGCGACCGAGGACGACGAGTCCCGCGACTCCGGCGCCGGCGACGACCATGCCCGCGACGATCGCCACGAGTCCCTGCGCCTGGACCCAGCCGGACTGCCACACGGGGTGGGACTCCGCGTCGAGGATGTAGGCGATCCAGTGGTCGGCGCCGCGCAGCACGTGGGGCACCGAGGTCACGGCCGTGGTGATCCGGGCGGTCTCGATGTAGTCCAGGAACGGGTAGCCGTAGCGGCCGAGCACGAGCAAGGGCACGACCCACCACGCGGCGCCGACGAGCACCCCGGCGGACCACGCGAGGACGGCTCGCCCGCGCCGAGCGGCCCTCGGGGCGGTGAGCAGCACCAGCAGCGGCAGGAGCAGCACGACGGCGGACGCGGTGGCGTTGACGCCACCGAGGGCGAAGGTGAGCAGTCCCGTGATCGCGGCGGCCCGGACCAGGGCAGCACGGTCGGTGGAGGGCCTGACCATCGTCCACGCGCTCAGCACGAGCCACGGCGCGACGGCGCCCGGCCAGGCCTCGACCGAGATCTCGGGCAGGACGGTGACCACGCGCGGGGCGATCGCGTAGAGGGCGCCGGCGAGCAGGGCGAGGTCGGGCCGCAGGCGAAGCAGGCGGCGGGCGACGAGGTAGGTGCCGGTGAAGCCGACGACCAGGATCAGGCTCCACCAGAGGCGCTGGGCGGCCCAGCCGGGAAGGCCGATCGCGTCGGCCAGACCCATGAACGGGCCGAGGGGGAAGAGGTAGCCGTAGGCCTGGTTCTGCAGCTCACCGAGGCCGGCGTGCGAGTTCCACGCGTACAGCGCCCGCGCGAGGTAGTCCCACGGGGCGACCGTGAGGTCGAGCTTGGTGTCGGGCTGCGTGCGCCCGGGTGCGACGACCCACGGAAGAATCGCCACCAGCAAGGTGCTGGCGGCGATTCTGACCCGTTGCGCGACGTCGGGCGTCGCGGAGGGTTCGTCGATGGTGGGGTGTGTCACCCCGGTTCGATCAGGACTCGTCGTACGCGATGACGGACGAGTGCGTCTGATCCTGCTTGACCGCGGTCTGGCTCGCGACGATGCCGAGGACCGCGAGAATTCCAAGGATGATCCCGGCAGCGCTGCCGCCGATGGTCCAGACCGCGTTCTCGCTCATGTGCCCCTGTTTTCCGTAGTCGAGGAATACTTATCGGTAACCCTAGCAGCCCGCCGGCGGCTTGTCCCGCAGACGACACACGCGTGATACGGCGCCTCAGGAGTGCTCGCGCGGCCTCCGGACGACCGCACGGGCGGCTCCGCCCGCGGCCAGGAGCAGGCCGAGGCCGCCCAGCGCGAGACCGAGGTGGTCGATCGGCTCGGCCTCCGGCACGGGGGCGAGCCCCTCGTCGCCGAGGTCCCACCACTCGAGGGACTCCGTGCGGACGCGCAGGTCGGCGTCGGCCAGCTGCAGGGCCGTGAGGGTGGGTCCGGGCTGGTCGGGCTGGATGAGCACGTGGCGCACGCCGACGGCGCGCAGTGCCGCGAGGACGTCGCCGCCCGGTGCGCCGAGGGCGCGTGTGACGTCCGCCGCGCGGGGGTCCTCCCCCGCCACGACGCCGTCGCGCAGCGGCAGCGCGTCGTTGACCCGGACGTCGCGCTGGAGCAGGCGCGGCCACGGGTCGAGCAGGACGCGGTCGTCGTTCCATCCGTACCGGCGGTACTGCGTCCACGGCAGCACGGCGACGGCTCCGGGCTCGGCCCGCTCGAGCCGCTCGGCGACGAACGTGAAGTCCACGGGGTAGTCGACCGAGCCCCAGCGGCCGCCGGCGCCCCAGGCGAGCCCCGGCAGCGTGACGACGGTGACGAGGCCGGTGGCGGCGGCCAGTCCCCCGGCGATCCAGCGTCCGGCACCGCGCCGGGACGCCGTGGCGGCGAGACGGGCGGCGCACAGGCCCACCGCCAGCGACACCTCGACCATCCACAGTGCGGCGAACTTCTGCCCGTCGCGGACGAGTCCGCCACCGGGGACCTGCAGGACGAGGAAGGAGACGAGCTCACGGCCTCCGGGCAGGCCGGCCGCGATGCCCGCGACCAGGCCGAGAAGGCCGGCGACGGCGGCGCCGAGATATTCGGGGCGCGACCGGACCCGCGCGTCGGACCACGCGATCACGACTGCCGCGAGGACGCCGACCAGCGCGACCCCCGACAGCAGCAGGCTCTGCCGCTCGGCGAACCAGCTGGCCTCGTTCCAGATGCCACCCCCGGTCAGCACCGAGCCGACCATGCCCCAGGGGGTGTCGCCGCGGGCGGCGAAGGCCTCGACGCCCGCAGAGTCCGCCGACGAGGAGGCGTCGGAGCGCAGGAACGGGAACCACCACGAGGCCGCGACCAGCACCGAGACGAGCATCGCCCAGCCCCACGCCCGCCAGGCCCGCGGCCACCGCGACCCGGCGAGCAGCACGGCGGTGGCCATGACGACGGCGAGCACGGCGCCGGTGGAGCCGGAGAGCCCGGCCAGCGCCAGCACCACGCCGAGCGACCCCCCGGCGGACTCGCCCCGGCGGACGCGACCCGCCGTGCGGACGACCCAGAACAGCGCGGCGTAGCCGAGCAGGTAGCCCCAGTGGCCGATCGCGAGCCGCTCGGCGATCCACGGGTTCCAGCAGGCGACGAGCGCACCGGCCACCGCGGCGCGGCGCCCCGGCAGCAGCGCACCCGCACCCGCGCCGGCCGCCACGAACACCGTGACGAGCAGCAGCTTCTGGACCAGCCAGCCGGGCAGGACGGTGGACAGGACGGCCACGACGAGGTCGTTCGGGACGGCGCGCGGCACGGCTCCGTCGACGCCGAGGGTGCGCTCCCCGAACCCGAGGTCGGGGACGAACACCATGTCGTAGCCGAGCTGGAAGCCCGGCGCCAGCGTGGGGCCGAGGATCACCACGGCGGCCAGCAGGCCGACCAGACCGCCGACGGCGGTGGGCGTGGTCGCGCGCCTCATCAACGCGCCCCGTGCAGACGTTCCATCTCGGCGAACGCCTCGCCCATGCGACGGCACTGCGTCAGCAGGTCGTGGTGCTCGACGACCCACGCGCGGTTGGCCTCGCCCTGCCGGCGGCGACGCTCGGCGTCGGACAGCCAGCCGACCAACGACGCCGCGAGGGCCTCGACCTGGTCGGACCCCTCGACGTCGAGCAGGTCATTGCCCGGTGCGATCGCCTCGTGGTTGCTGCCGCAGCGCGTCGTGACCACGGGGAGACCGCACGCCTGGGCCTCGACGTAGGCGAGGCCGAACTGCTCCTCCCACTTCCACGTGGGCCGCGGCGCCGTGGTGAAGACCGCGGCGCTGCGCAGCAGGTCGCCGACGCCGCCGGCGTCGAGGCCGCCCGCCAGCGTGACGCCGCCGTGGGGGTCGTCCGCCGCGGCCCGCACGAGGCCCTCGAGCGGCCCGCGGCCCGCGACGACGAGCTCGGCCTCGGGGATCTCGCGGCGCACGAGGCGCATGGCCTCGAGGATGCGGTCGATCCCCTTGTTCTCGGCCAACGGGCTGACGAACGCCACCCGCGGGCGGTCGGCGATGTCGTGGGCCGGCGTGAAGATCTCGGTGTCCACGCCCGGCTTCACGACGCGGATGACCGCGTCGTCGAAGCGGTTCTCCAGCAGGTGGTCGCGCGCGGCGTCGACCATGCACAGCAGCAGCTCGGCTCCGCGGCACGACTCGAGCGCCTGGCGGTAGGGCGGCACGCGGTAGAGCGGCTGGCGCGCGAGATTCTCCCACGTCACGACCGCCTGGAGCGGACGCCGTCCGGTGCCGCGCCGTCGCCAC carries:
- a CDS encoding glycosyltransferase family 4 protein, with protein sequence MRIAILSWRDLEHPEAGGAEVFAERTAATMAERGHDVVLFASSFPGGTPHAERHGFRLARAGGRFTVYPRGLWHVWRRRRSYDIVLDVQNGVPFWTPLVFAKPLLAVVHHVHREQWFTFFPRPISSIGWFLESRVAPFVYRRQQYVTVSEASRRELAAVGVDPARVSVVYSGNEAPDHVLEQEPEPERGTRLACLGRLVPHKRVELAIDTVAALKDEFDDIALDVIGGGDWMDSLVEHARRAGVSDRVVFHGHVSDDEKHALLAGAAALAMPSIKEGWGLTILEAGYHAVPTVAFRYAGGTQESVQDGHTGLLVDTDDEFIAGLRRLLADPDERAKLGAAAREFALRFDWDRTGHELTDLVERVARS
- a CDS encoding DUF3068 domain-containing protein — translated: MAFLTLGAFLLTLGVAMKVYAYDRLAVVPKDQNTQQVLGDDNANFFDADNVAPGSGPISTVATVIGDPDLASEASDENDGADIGVFTKGQSTDNNDQAPPIDFLEQTFAIDRFTGEAVPWSGSSQNGEPIEFEGQIIKFPFNTQKKSYEYWDATIKAPMTMEYEGTEKVEGTDGSIDTYRFFGSVPETEFGVREVPRGIFGLEDTNAVEATRTYANERTIWVEPETGVMVKIQEAQKQWLKLDEPGAEDVVAMDTVSASTPETVQATIDDYGSKVGVLKAVRTWLPLAIGGLGILFIVVGIALAVRFRGNRDADVNDDAYATA
- a CDS encoding D-glycero-alpha-D-manno-heptose-1,7-bisphosphate 7-phosphatase codes for the protein MWTAEALLGRDTGEIPPPDRHVPWDLVLLDRDGTLNVHRPGYIASPAELRLRPGAARAVGQLTRAGVRTVLVTNQRGIATGLLSEQQLVDVHTALVQRLARAGGRLDGIEVCPHQTGTCDCRKPLPGMLLRALARAPWARPERVVMVGDQPSDEAAAHAAGVAWLDAGPAGVGSARIADVLISRDPQQDGFVVLRSRER
- a CDS encoding D-sedoheptulose-7-phosphate isomerase, coding for MEGTELTIEHQLHRVSDDAVAQVVAQRQTLGIDAWATLARALEEPALVEAVDAAGRAVVETLRAGGTILVAGNGGSAAIASHVAAEFVGKCILDRAPLPAVCLADSLTSITAVGNDYGFDDVFVRGVQSMGRPGDLLIAMSTSGRSESILRALDAARERGIATVALTGEGGGDLPGRADHVLHVPSDFTPRIQEVHMLWAHAWCEAVDVLSQPTS
- a CDS encoding GHMP family kinase ATP-binding protein, translated to MTQQSHQVSADPAAVDVRRPVLRARAPLRISFAGGGTDVAPFPEREGGAVLSATISAYSYCTLRPRTDGQVTIKSLDYGYSVGFNVDDDLELDGQLDLPKATIARLRQYPGAVQATGFDLFIHTNAPPGSGLGSSSAVMVAVIGVVAQHLGVDLTEYEVAELAYRLEREDLQIPGGAQDQYAAAFGGFNYIEFTDKVVVNPLRIRDSTIHELEHNMLLAYTGNTRVSDHIIDDQVSRYERGEEEALEGLRAQKVLAEEMKLALVRGEVDTLGRLLGRAWDEKRKMSDRIATPLIDQAIEKALTLGALGGKVTGAGGGGHLVFICEFERRHVVAEELTRMGLAVSEFTFSREGLVTWRGQS
- a CDS encoding acyltransferase family protein — protein: MTRRTAGRSATSTYLMYDHPGGPMGHLRLVDGLRAVAAGLVLVSHVAFWTGAANIDLVGGLVARGDAGVAVFFAISAFLLLRPAIARGLDGVASEPGSLWRYAVRRAARILPAYWLALAGVLAAAVWVVGSGSGGAGKVAAHLLVLQGYTREYYQSFTQTWSLTTEVTFYVLVPLLGAVLTRGLWRRGSRGVGTLVGLTLAVGGVGLVAQAAAAAWTRAGSDGGAGVLATSVLGHLAWFGAGTVVALLAEGHRRGVGPLATRPGVLAVWRSRPTLVLLAVVTYVLASSPIAGPRDLAAPTVGQAVVKEALYALFAFLLLAACVQEPRPGTPAAQVARWGVTRWLGDISYGVFLWHLVVLQVLFEVTGATLFATGFWWVLYAVVGFSVALASLSWMLVERPILTLARDRTARDRAARA